The following nucleotide sequence is from Manis pentadactyla isolate mManPen7 chromosome 13, mManPen7.hap1, whole genome shotgun sequence.
GCTCCCTGATTACAGCAGATTCCTAGTGATTCACGTTTTATATTGCAATAATTTTGCGAGACACACATTTCCTTCATAAAAACATGCAATTTGCTGTCATTTATAAAACAGCCAAATTGCATTGCACAAAAAAGTTACTATACATTTTTGGATGAATTAGCCTTTGTTACTGGTAATTCACTCCAAAGGTGGTTAtataagtttttgtttgttgtgtttttatgCAGTTGGGACATAGAAGCACCTTTGCCTGGTGACTTATGTGTGCTTCATTTACATCAGTGACACTTGGGAACACAGCATGGATGTGATGATCAACTACACAGGAGTCACTGAGTTTCTTCTGGGATTGTCTGAAGACCCGGGGATGCAAACCCTACAGGGCATCCTGTTCCTCATGGTCTACCTGGCAGCcatgttaggaaatggactcatcgtCATGCTtattacttgggatcctcagcttcacacacccatgtacttcttcctgtaGAACCTGTCACTcgtagatctctgctacatttctgtcactgttcttaaattttttctcaactccctgatgaacaggaacaaattATCCTTCCTTGGGTGTgttttccaggtgctgttctttgcAGGTTTTGGTGCTACTGAATTGcttatcctcacagtgatgtcctatgaccgcaaCGTGGCCATCTGCCGTCCGCTGCACTATGAAACCATCATGAACAAAGGGGCTTGTGggcagatggtggtggcttcatatgtCAGTGCATTGGTTTATGGAGCCATGCACGCTTCAGCgacattttcaacaaatttcagTTTCAATAAAATCcaccatttcttctgtgatatccctcagattatggtGATCTCAGACCCCAAAACGAACATAGATGAAGCTTCAGTGTCTTTAATAGGTGTAATTATGACAATAATGTGTTTCAcctccattttatattcctatgtcgacatcttctctgctgtcttgaAGATCTCCTCCAAGGACGGAAGGTCCAAAACCCTGTCCACATGCATTCCTCATCTGGTGGTTGTGGCGCTGTTCACTTTCACAGCTGCCTTGGCCTACTTGAAGCCACCCTCCTCCTCTCAGACCATCCTGGACCTCCTTTAGTCTGTTTCTTATACTGTGTTGCCTCCAGTCATGAACTCCATCATATACAGCCTGAGAAATAAGGATATGATTGCAGCTCTGGAGAGGGTTCTGATTaaagaagtacagaaaatattttaactatatttgaGAGTGCTGgggaaataatacatttcttaaattctaATAGAGGTTCATGCTTCATATTGGACATCAGTGATGCAGAGAAGGgttttacaatttattttgttGCGAAATCATCACATGATGATGATTCATAGTTGATCCTTGATTGATGAACTTTGATTGTAACTTGCAGTGTGAAAAATTTGGGATAATGTTTCTGGAACAATATTCTAGGGACATTGGTGTATCTCATTTTCAAGTTAGTCCCAATGTAGTGTGATAAAGAGGAGGGTGAGTTACTTGGTTTACCTTTTAAGAAGCAGGAGTCTACAGAAATCAGGGTCCTCTAAATATGTATGAACTCTTGAAAAAAGTGCGTCTAGTTCAGTTCTGAATTGTTCCAGGAAGGCTTCATCATCACGTTCATTAGGGGAGCAGAAGGATTCATTGCAAATCCACAAGGGTCCACAGAAAGTGCCACAGAAGCAGGCATCTATTGAGGAAAGTTTAGGGGTGATTTACCCAATGCACCTgcctactgttttgttttgtagttgaTGATCCATCTTCGTCCA
It contains:
- the LOC130680240 gene encoding putative olfactory receptor 14L1; amino-acid sequence: MGLPKRNPLYEDTPSIPERGFGAAEFAILKVMSDDSYAAIGGPLYYEIIMNKGACGRMMSILKVEKCVQGFISLAGFGATELLILTVMSYDRNVAICRPLHYETIMNKGACGQMVVASYVSALVYGAMHASATFSTNFSFNKIHHFFCDIPQIMVISDPKTNIDEASVSLIGVIMTIMCFTSILYSYVDIFSAVLKISSKDGRSKTLSTCIPHLVVVALFTFTAALAYLKPPSSSQTILDLL